TAATCCAGCAAATATAACACCTGATGGTTTTATCGCATTCACGATTATATGCGCTTTAGGTGTTTTGATGATGGAGTTGATGTTCATTAAAAAAACCGAAATTATCGTTATGCTTGTTGCTCTATCTGTTGGCGGGTTGCTGCCGAAATTGTTCCTGTCCGATATGATTAAAAAAAGACACCGTTTAATAGTCAGAATACTGCCGGATGTGCTGGATTTGGTTACATTATCAATGGAAGCAGGGATTGATTTTACCGCTGCGTTAGGTAAAGTAATTTCTAAATCTGAAAAATCACCATTGATAGAAGAACTGATAATTATGCAGCAGGGTATCCGATTGGGACAGTCCCGAATGAATGCAATGAAAGATATGATATCGCGAGTGCAGGAACCTAATTTTTCAACCGTGATTACCGCGCTTATTCAAGCGGAACAGTTAGGTTCTTCGCTGGGTCCTGTATTGCGAGTTCAATCAGAACAGATGCGAATAAAAAGGTTTCAACTTGCCGAAAAACTGGCACAACAGGCACCTATAAAAATGCTTTTTCCATTGATATTTTTTGTGTTACCATCAATATTTTTAATGCTGTTCGGTCCTATCGCCCTGCAGTATTTTGGCGGCGCCTTTAAATAAAAGGCAGGTTAAAGGTTAAAGGTTAAAATTTTGGGCTTTTATTTTAATTTATACCTTTAATTTTAACTTTTGATTTATCCCTTTAACCTGAAGTAAGATGGATAAAACATTACATCCTAAAATCGGTATTGTGCTGAAATTAGTAGTTGCACAACTGGCATTCTTCTTTGTGCTGGTTGTTATACTCGGTACAATTATGTATTTCTATCAGAAAGATGTCTTGATGGAACAGTTTTTTGCGAATGCTAAAACAATTGTCCAGAGTTATGCATATGCCTGTGGTGATGCGAAAGAAGCCAAAGATGACCTGCAACTTCTTGCATATATTGACAGGATAAAAAAACTACCGGATGTTATACAGTCGGCTATTTTAGACCCGGAAATGAAAGTCCAAATTCATACTGAAAAAGCAGAAATAGGTAAAATTATGCAAGGTGACCCTATATCAGTCAAAATTGTTACATCAAACGATTTCCTTGTCCAGACATATCCCGGTGTTGGCGGTGAGATATATGTTTTTTCAATGCCGATATTTGTAAATATGAAAAAAGTAGCATTTCTGCGAATAGATTTTGCATCACAAACTATAGGACATATCATGGATGCTTACAGTGAGCGGGCAGTTTTAGTAATAATTCTGATGCTGGCACTTGTCGCAGTCGGTGTTTATGCTGTCTCGTTTAATGTTGGCAAAGGTATTACCGGATTAACAGCGCTTTCAGAAGCGATTGCGACTGAAAAGTTTGATGAAACAGTGTTAAAGAATACAGGCAAAAGGAAGGATGAAATCGGTGCATTAGCAAATACACTAGCCCGAATGATGGAAACAGTCAGAACTAATTATGCTACCTATAAGGAGAAACTTTCATATACACAGCTAAGATTCTACCATTTTTTGCAATCTATCGGCAGATATTTTACAAAAGGTGTTATATTCTTAGACCAGGATAATAAAATCATCTACATAAATACACCAGCATGTGCAATACTTTCTACAACTGCCGATGATAATATAGGCAGACATATCTTAGAAATTAACAAAAATGCTGAACTGATGGAAATGCTTTCTGCCTCGCTAACAAAACCCAACCAGATAATGAAAACAGAACTTGTCAGTTTGAAAACTTCTGCCGCAGTTACAACTGTTCAAGAAGAAACCACAAATGAAGTTATCGGTATTATTATCGTGTTTTATTAGAAACGCGAAACAGACACAAAACATTACGCAGAACAGACACAGAACTATAACGCTGATTTTTATCTGCGTAATCTGTGTTTTCATCTGTGTTTATCTGTGGTCTGACGAAAATGTGGCTATTTACGACGAATCAGACGAATCTCAACAGGTTCAAAAAACCAATTCTATAAAAAAAGAGATAAAGAATCTTTATAGAAGTGCAGAACGATTCAAGAAAAAGAAAAAAATACTATCCGCAGTTGAGAAGTACAAAAAAATACTTGAAATAGAACCTGAACATAAAAAAGCACAATTACGATTGTCGGATATTTATACAGAACTTAAATATAAACTTGATGAAAAGATTTTATACAAAAGCGAAGATGTATATTACAATCAGAGTATACTGTATTTTATAAATGATGATTTGACAGCTGCTATCAACGAGTGGGGCAAATGTCTGGCAATCACACCCGGAAATGATGAAGTAAAGAAATTTTTGAACAAGACAAAAGAGTTACTCGCACAGGAATATCAACTTAAAAAACAACAGGATAAAGAAGCGAAAATAAAAAAACTGCTTGAAGAAGGTATAGAACTGTTTAATGCTGAAAAATACGATGAATCAGCAGAAAAATTTCAAGCGATAATAAAACTTACACCAAGACATATCCTGGCAACATTCTATCTTGAAGAAATCAATGATATAAAAAGCACACCTGCTAAAGCCCAGGTTAGAAAAAAAACTGTACGCAAAGAGCCGGAAGTAATTAAAATTGATTATGAAAAAGCAGACGAATTCTATAACCAGGGCTTGAAAGAATACGCCGCAGGGCATCTCTCGGAAGCGATTGAATTATGGAAAGTATGTCTGAAGTATAACCCTGCACACGAGAAAGCAAGAGTAAATATAGAAAAAGCAAAATCAGCAATAAGGAAAGAATGAGAAAAGCAATTAAAAATGACGCTACGCTAAAATTAAAAGTTAAAAATTATGGATTGTTTTTAGCATTCATTTTTCATTTTATATTTTTAATTTTTAATTACATTTACGGCGTTTGGGCAGACCATATCGTTATATCTGAACTGGCAACAGGCAGTACACATTCGCCTAAAGATGAATTTATAGAACTCTATAACCCTACTGGCAAAACAATAGATATTTCAGAATGGCGGATTCAGTATAAAGGTACCGGTGAAAAACAAAACTGGGTATCCAAAGCAGTAATACCTTCGGATACAAAAATCGCTGCTTATAGTTTTTATCTTATCGCAAATACAGAACCTAATTATTCAGGTTGTAAAGCGGATTTAACAAGAGATTATCCCTGGGGATTGCTTACTGAAGAGGGCTCAATCCGTATAATTGATTATAATGGGCAGGAAATTGATAAAATCGGCTATGGAATAAACGCAATAGAGTGTGAAAATGCACCTGTAGAAAATGATGGTGTAAGTTTAGCAAGACAAAATTATGGGGTTGATACTGACGATAATAAGAATGATTTTGTCGCAACCAAAAAACGAACACCTCAAAACTCTGCATCAATTCCACAGATGCCTGAATCAACTGTCTATTCCGATTCTGCTATCGCCCGACATCCATCCGGTTCCAAAATACATCAAATAAAACAGGAAAAAGAATTAGAATGCGAGTCGTTATACAGGGATGCAAAAGCAGACTGGCGTGATAATAAAATTTTTGATTGTATAGAAAAGTTAAAAAAAATTGGAGAACTAGACCCTAAAAACAATTCTGCTAAAAATGAATTACAGGGAATCCCAAAAAAAATTAAAGAAGATCTTGAAAAAAAGAATTTGGTCGGTCGCGACCAGTTTTATGGCGAGGCAGTATTGTATTATCTTAATAACGATTATAAATCGGCTGCTACAAACCTGAAAAAAATTTTGATACTAACACCTGAAAATGCTGAAATCAAACAATGGTATGAAAAAATAAGCGCCCTAATCCCACCTGAAAAAAATATACCACTTTCACCACCTCCA
The Elusimicrobiota bacterium DNA segment above includes these coding regions:
- a CDS encoding type II secretion system F family protein, which encodes MAYIISLFIGGFVFLAVLYFWPKSEIVDLSKRFGQKKETSRLLTKFSNAVIETTVKQISKIKWTWINNQRRVIKKQLDMAGNPANITPDGFIAFTIICALGVLMMELMFIKKTEIIVMLVALSVGGLLPKLFLSDMIKKRHRLIVRILPDVLDLVTLSMEAGIDFTAALGKVISKSEKSPLIEELIIMQQGIRLGQSRMNAMKDMISRVQEPNFSTVITALIQAEQLGSSLGPVLRVQSEQMRIKRFQLAEKLAQQAPIKMLFPLIFFVLPSIFLMLFGPIALQYFGGAFK
- a CDS encoding lamin tail domain-containing protein; the protein is MRKAIKNDATLKLKVKNYGLFLAFIFHFIFLIFNYIYGVWADHIVISELATGSTHSPKDEFIELYNPTGKTIDISEWRIQYKGTGEKQNWVSKAVIPSDTKIAAYSFYLIANTEPNYSGCKADLTRDYPWGLLTEEGSIRIIDYNGQEIDKIGYGINAIECENAPVENDGVSLARQNYGVDTDDNKNDFVATKKRTPQNSASIPQMPESTVYSDSAIARHPSGSKIHQIKQEKELECESLYRDAKADWRDNKIFDCIEKLKKIGELDPKNNSAKNELQGIPKKIKEDLEKKNLVGRDQFYGEAVLYYLNNDYKSAATNLKKILILTPENAEIKQWYEKISALIPPEKNIPLSPPPPVVEKPQAQPHPTQPKPAKVKKPSTTPVISQPTSAKKDIEKAEEYYNNGLKEYSAGYISKAIELWEMCLKYAPNHERAKNALAKAKKTLKK